The following DNA comes from Corallococcus exiguus.
ACCCGAGGCGCCCGGCCGCGTGGCAGGGGGCCCGGGGGGCGAGGCAGGGGTCGGGTTTGCCTCGGGGGCCTTGGCGGCTTCGGCGGCCTTCTTCAGGCCCTCCTTGCGCTCGCGCTCGCGGCGGCGGGTCTCCCGGTCGATGCCCTTCTGCGCGTCCTTGAGGTACTGCGCGGTGCGCTCGTCGGTGCCGCCCTTGGACTTGTACTGCTCCAGGAAGGACGCGGCCTTCTGGAGGCGCTCCAGGGCGTCCATTCCGGCGGGCTCCAGGTCCAGGTGGAGCAGGGCCAGGTTGAAGTACACGTCCTTCGTGTCGGGCTGGAGTTGGAGCACTCGCTCGTACTCCGCCAGGGCGCGGGGGAAGTCCCCTTCGCCGCGGTACGCGTTGCCCAGGTTGAGGTGGGCGGCGGCGAAGTCCGGCGCGGCCTTCACGGCGGCTTCCAGCTCCACGCGGGCGCCGGCGTAGTCCTCGCCCTGGTTGAGCAGGGTGCCCAGGTTGTTGCGCGCCTCGGCGAAGTCCGGCCGGAGCGCGATGGCCTGGCGGAAGCGCTCCAGCGCCAGGGGGCGCTCCTTGAGGCCCAGGTGCACCAGGCCCAGGGCGTTGAGGGTGGCCGCGTCCTGCGCGTCGATGGCGAGCGCGTTGCCCAGCACCATGGAGGCCAGCTCGTACTTGCCCTCGCGGGCGTACACCTGCGCAAGCACCTGCATGGCGGGCACGTGCTGCTCGCTGACCTGGAGCGCGCGGCGGGCCTCGGCGACGGCGGCGGGGTGCTTCTTCTGCAGCAGGAGGTTCAGCGCCAGCGCCGTGCGCCGCGCCACCGAGTCCTGCTTCGTCAGCGCCTCGCGCAGCTCCGCCTCCAGCGACGCCGCGCGGCCCGTGCGCGCCGCCAGCCGCACCAGGCAGTCCCACGCGGCCTCCTGGTCGGCGTCCAGCACCAGCGCCTGACGGTAGGAGCGCTCCGCGTCCGGGAAGCGTCCCTGGCGCTCCTGCACGATGCCCAGGTTCGTCCACGCGGGGCCCAGCTTCGGGGACTTCTCCAGCAGGGCCTTGAGCGCGGCCTCCGCGATGGTCAGCTCGCCGCGCCGGGCGATCTCCACCGCGCTGGTGAAGTCCCGCTCCGGTCCGGCGAGCGACTTCGCGACCGGCGCCGGCTCCTTCGCCTGGGGTTTCGCGTCGCCAGCCTTCGCGTCACCAGACTTCGCTTCGCCGGGCTTCGGAGACGTGCTGATGGCCGTGACGGGCCCGGCTTCCGGCCCGGTGAGCTTCGAGTCCTTGCGCGTCTCCGGACCGGAGGCGCAGGCGGACAGCCAGAGCACGAGCCCGGTGAGCACGAACTTGCGGCCCGCGTTCATGGCGTGCCCCCTTCCGTGAGCCGGGTCGCCTTGTCCGGGTCGGCGCGAGCGGGCGTGGGCGGCGCGGCGAGGCTGCCCAGCAGGCCATCCGGATACACGGTCTCCGACGCGAGCGCGCCCCGGGCCTCCTTGAGGACGGGGTACTCCTTGGGGCGGAAGCGGTTGAGGGACTCCAGCGTGCGGCGCGTCCACTCGTTGGAGACGCGGTTGTTGCGCGCCTCCTTGAGCGTGGCGGCGTAGCTCTCCACCGCGCGGTCCTCCAGCGCCACGGTGCGCTGCGTGAGCATGTCCTGGTACGTCAGCACCGCGTCGTCCCCCAGGCGCTTCACCTCCGGAGGCACCGGCGCGTCCAGCAGCGTGACGGCGAAGCGCTCCAGGGCGTAGCCGCGCCGGTAGAACGACGCCAGCGACCACTCCAGTTGCTTGTACGGCAGCACCTTGGCGTACGCGGCGTCCACCGCCTTCACGGCTTCGGTCTTCTTCGTGAAGCTCTTCTCCAGCGCCTTGCCGGAGCCGCTGAGCTTCAGCGCGTCGAAGCGCTGGAACTCCAGCTCGGCCAGCTGGAAGCGGCTGTAGGCGGCGGCTTCCGCGGCGCGCGGCTGCGTGTCCGGCTTCAGCTTGCGGCGGTCGAAGTCATCCGCGGCGGCGGCGTACGCGCGCTCGGCCTCCTTCGCGTTGCCACGCTTCTTCCAGGCGTCACCCAGGCGGCGCTTGGCGTCCACCACCAGCTCCACCTGATCCGCCTTGCTGGCGAACTTGCGGACGAAGGCCTCCAGCGCATTGATTTCGCCCCGGGTGTCGCCCTGCTTCTCCAGGATGCGGGCCGCGCGGTACTGGTTGTCCGGCGCGTTCTTCCCATGGGGATACAGCTCCACGCACCGCTGGAAGGCAGCGGCGGCCTCCGCGTAGCGCTGCTGTCCTTCGAGCAGCGATGCCGCGTTGTAGAGCGCGGCCTCACGCTCCTCGGCCTTCGGGTAGTCCTTCACCAGCTTCTGGTAGCTGGTGACGGCCTTGTCGAAGTCGTAGGACTTCTGTGCGTTCAGGGCCACGCGGAACAGCGCGGTGTGCGCCCACGGCGACTTCGGGTAGTCGCGGTAGATGCGCTCGTAGAGCTTCATCGCGGAGTCGAAGCGGCGCAGTTCCTCGTACGCCACCGCCGCGTTGTTGAGCGCCTTGTCCGCGAACTCGTGGCGGGGGGCCTCCTCCACCAGTTGGAGATACTTCTTCGCCGCCTCGTCGTAGCGCTTCTGCGAGGCCAATTGGTCCGCCAGGTTGAAGCGGCCGGCGAGCTTGAACTTCATCAGCTCGCGGTACTGCTCGCTGGACGGGTCCACCACCTGCGCGTTGCTGGCGAGCCGCGCGCTGACCTCCTCCACGCTCTTCCAGTCCTGGTCGACGAGGAAGGACTCGATGATGAGGTTGGTGGCGTAGCCGGCCACCGGGTTGCGCGGGTACGCCTGCACCACGCGCTCGAAGCGGGGGCGGGCCTGGGCGAAGTCGTCGTGCGTGTAGAAGAGCTCCGCGGCCTGGTAGGCGATGCCCGGCGCGGCCTCCTCCTTGGGCAGGAGCGCCACGTACGCGTCGGACGCCTTCACGAGCGCGGCCTCCGTCTCCGCCAGGGCCATGGGCGCGTGCGTGCTGTCCTTGGGGCGCTCGCTGGCGCGCAGCGGCTTGCGCTCCGGCACGCGGCCCGCCTTCACGTCCTCGTCCAGCTGCGCCTTCCAGGCGAGCACCGCGTTGTGCGCGGACACGTCGCGGTAGGTGTTGTCCTGGTTGGAGTCGCGCACGGCCGCGTACTCCTTCGCCGCCGCGCCGTACGCGTCCGAGTTGAAGAGGGACTCGGCGTGGAAGAAGCGCATCGCGTACGCGGTCTTGCTGCGCGGGAAGCGCTCCAGGTACGTGCCGTACGCGCGCGCGGCGGAGGCGTAGGTGCTCTTCGCCTCCGCGGTCTTGCCCTCCTTCTGGAAGGCCTGCGCCTGCTGGTGCTGGTACGCGGCGGCGGAGTAGAGGCTCTGCTCGGCGAGCGTCTGCGCGTGCGACAGCGCGTTCGGGTCGTCCTTGTTCTTCTCGTACCAGGCGCCGCCGGGCAGGTAGCTGTTGGCCAGCTTCTCCGACTCGCGCGCGTACAGGTCCATGCGCCGGTCGCGCTCGTAGGCCTGGACGATGCGCTGCTGCAGGCGCGGCGCATCTGCGGTGAGCGGGTCGGTGGACAGCACCTGCTGATACGCGGCGATGGCGTCTTCGTTGCGGAGTTGGTCGAAGTAGACGTTGCCCAGCCGGCGGTACACCTCCGGCTCGTAGGGCCGGCCGCCGCGCTTCGCGAAGAGATCGCGAGCCTTGGCCACGCCGCCCCACGTCTCGTCCGCCAGCGACAGCGCGATGTACTGGAGCGCCTCCGAGCGCAGGTCGCCTTCGTCCGCCTTGCTGCCGGACTGCTGGTGAGACTGGTAGTGGTCGAGGAGCAGCAGGAAGCTGTCCACGGACTCCTCGAACCAGTCCATGCGGTAGTACGTCCAGGCCAGCTTGTAGCGGGCCTTGTCGTAGAACCGGTGCCCCGTGTCGCGCGTGGCGGCGGTGTACGCCTCCGCGGCCTTGCGCAGCGCCTCCGGGTCGGTCTCCTCCTCGAACCAGTACTCGCCGATGCGCGTCCACGCGTCGGTGGCGAAGCGGCTCGTCGGATAGCGCGTGGTGAGCTGCTGGTAGGTGGCGAGGCTCTCCTCGTCCTTGTGCTGTTCGTTGAGGCAGTACGCCAGCAGGTACAGGGAGCCGTCGTTGAGCTTGTAATCCGGGAAGCGCGCGAGCAGCGAGCGATACAGGCCGATGGACGGCGTGAAGTCCACGTCCGGCTCCGGCGGCAGGTCCGCCATGGCCTCGTCGGACATCGTGCGCACGCGCTCCGCGTAGTCCTTGCGCGCCAGCTGGTGCTCGTCCGCGGAGCGCTCGTAATACAGCTCCGCCAGCCGGAACATCACGTCCGGCGTGGCACGAGGCTCGTCCGGGTAGCGGCGCAGGAAGTCCTCGAAGCGGCCGATGGCGTCCAGCCGCTGCGTGCGCTCCTGTGACTCCAGCGCGGTGAGCGTCTTCTCGTAGGCGTTGTTGAGCGCCGAGCGCTTCTGCTGGTAGCGCCGCTCGATGAGCTGCTTCACCTCGCGGTGGAAGTCGCGAGACTCCGCCTCGTAAGCCTCCAGCGCGCGGCTCACGTCGCGCAGCAGCTTCTCCTGCTCGGGCGTGTGACCCAGGCCGTCCAGGTAACGGGAGGTGTTGGGCGCGGGCGGAGCCGGAGCCGCTGGCTTGGCCTTCGCGGGGCCTGAGGGTTCGGAAGGCTTGGAGGCCTTCTTCAATGCCTGGCTGGGAGCCTTGGCCTTCGCGGCGTGAGCGGCCAGCGGCGCGAGGGCCAGGAGGAGGGCGAGGGCAGGGCGGCGCATGGCCTTCAGTCCCCCCCTTCCGACGACAGGACGTCCTTGAACTCCAGGTCGAGCGCGCGCAGTGCGTCCGACTTCTCCTTGGCGACCTTCTGGATGTTCGTGGCGTTGTCCTGCGTGCGGCTGAAGGCCACGTCCACCGTGCCGGTGTCGGCCTTGAGCACCAGGTCGTAGAACTGCTGCCGCACGCGGCGGAAGCTCTCGTAGGCGATGCGGCCCACCAGGTTGCGAGCGTCACCAGACGCGGCGGCCACCTCCTGCTCGTAGCCCTGGAGCAGCGCCTGCTCCACGCGCACCTTGTCGCGGATGGACTTCACGCGAAGCTCCAACCGCGAGCGCAGCGCCACTCGCGCCACCGCCACGCGGCCGCGCAACGAGTCGATGCGCGAGCGCACCGCGTGCATGCGCAACAGCACGCGCGTGTCCTCACCGGACAGCCGGCCTTCACCGGCGCGCAAGACGCCGTGCTCCTGCTGGAGCGCGGCGGAGTAGCGG
Coding sequences within:
- a CDS encoding tetratricopeptide repeat protein, which encodes MNAGRKFVLTGLVLWLSACASGPETRKDSKLTGPEAGPVTAISTSPKPGEAKSGDAKAGDAKPQAKEPAPVAKSLAGPERDFTSAVEIARRGELTIAEAALKALLEKSPKLGPAWTNLGIVQERQGRFPDAERSYRQALVLDADQEAAWDCLVRLAARTGRAASLEAELREALTKQDSVARRTALALNLLLQKKHPAAVAEARRALQVSEQHVPAMQVLAQVYAREGKYELASMVLGNALAIDAQDAATLNALGLVHLGLKERPLALERFRQAIALRPDFAEARNNLGTLLNQGEDYAGARVELEAAVKAAPDFAAAHLNLGNAYRGEGDFPRALAEYERVLQLQPDTKDVYFNLALLHLDLEPAGMDALERLQKAASFLEQYKSKGGTDERTAQYLKDAQKGIDRETRRRERERKEGLKKAAEAAKAPEANPTPASPPGPPATRPGASGKVSKDVQ
- a CDS encoding tetratricopeptide repeat protein is translated as MRRPALALLLALAPLAAHAAKAKAPSQALKKASKPSEPSGPAKAKPAAPAPPAPNTSRYLDGLGHTPEQEKLLRDVSRALEAYEAESRDFHREVKQLIERRYQQKRSALNNAYEKTLTALESQERTQRLDAIGRFEDFLRRYPDEPRATPDVMFRLAELYYERSADEHQLARKDYAERVRTMSDEAMADLPPEPDVDFTPSIGLYRSLLARFPDYKLNDGSLYLLAYCLNEQHKDEESLATYQQLTTRYPTSRFATDAWTRIGEYWFEEETDPEALRKAAEAYTAATRDTGHRFYDKARYKLAWTYYRMDWFEESVDSFLLLLDHYQSHQQSGSKADEGDLRSEALQYIALSLADETWGGVAKARDLFAKRGGRPYEPEVYRRLGNVYFDQLRNEDAIAAYQQVLSTDPLTADAPRLQQRIVQAYERDRRMDLYARESEKLANSYLPGGAWYEKNKDDPNALSHAQTLAEQSLYSAAAYQHQQAQAFQKEGKTAEAKSTYASAARAYGTYLERFPRSKTAYAMRFFHAESLFNSDAYGAAAKEYAAVRDSNQDNTYRDVSAHNAVLAWKAQLDEDVKAGRVPERKPLRASERPKDSTHAPMALAETEAALVKASDAYVALLPKEEAAPGIAYQAAELFYTHDDFAQARPRFERVVQAYPRNPVAGYATNLIIESFLVDQDWKSVEEVSARLASNAQVVDPSSEQYRELMKFKLAGRFNLADQLASQKRYDEAAKKYLQLVEEAPRHEFADKALNNAAVAYEELRRFDSAMKLYERIYRDYPKSPWAHTALFRVALNAQKSYDFDKAVTSYQKLVKDYPKAEEREAALYNAASLLEGQQRYAEAAAAFQRCVELYPHGKNAPDNQYRAARILEKQGDTRGEINALEAFVRKFASKADQVELVVDAKRRLGDAWKKRGNAKEAERAYAAAADDFDRRKLKPDTQPRAAEAAAYSRFQLAELEFQRFDALKLSGSGKALEKSFTKKTEAVKAVDAAYAKVLPYKQLEWSLASFYRRGYALERFAVTLLDAPVPPEVKRLGDDAVLTYQDMLTQRTVALEDRAVESYAATLKEARNNRVSNEWTRRTLESLNRFRPKEYPVLKEARGALASETVYPDGLLGSLAAPPTPARADPDKATRLTEGGTP